GGACTTGGGAGCTAGACATTGATGGCTGAACTTATAATCCCCTAGTCTATATAAAAACTCCCATGTATCACGGGATACTTGGGAGTGACTGGCATTCTGTCGCTTCTGCAATTGAAATTTTGTTTCGTCCATTATTTTTAGAATGGTAGAGTGCTGAATCTGCACGGTAGAAAGTTGTTTTTAAATGCTCATTTTCTTCTTGTATTGCTATTCCTGCTGAAATGGTTATTTGAACATGCTGATCATTTTCCAATTTGATTGTCATATCTTCAATTTCCTTTTGAATAGAGCAAGCCAATTCAACCGTCTCTTCTTGATTCGTTCCAGACATGATAATGGCAAATTCTTCACCACCTACACGATACAATTTTCTTGAAGATTCAATGAACACCTGAAATCTTTCCGCTACTTCTTTTAGGACCACATCGCCAACATGATGACCAAACTGATCATTAACTGTTTTAAAAAAATCAATATCTAAAATAATCAAAGAGAAGGGGTCATTTTGTTTTGAGAGATGCTCTAAATCATCTTCAAAGCTTTTTTTATTATAAAGATTAGTCAGATAATCTGTATGAACCAAGACAACCATATTTCTAAATTCACTCATCAGCCCATACAAAATAAATGCCAATAAATAAGTGTAGCCAACCAATAAGATAGCTAGGTAAGTCGCCTTTTTAAAGTCATCAAAAATCAAAAATATCATTATTAAACTCGTCATCAGACCGTATGAAATTAACACAAACAGATGTCTGAATTCATCTACCTTTTTAGAAAGCCAACTGTCCACGAATGGAAGGGTTATCATTAGTAGCAGGGAAAAAGCGGACGCCACAATGGCTGAATCATTGTAAGGAAACAAAAATCGACTTATTGTCACTAAAAACATCACCGGCGTTGTAATTTGCCAACCTAAATACTTGATTGAAACTGCGTAAAATACAAAACGAAAATCAATCCGTATTCCTTCTGATACTGTCGCGAAGTTTAGTAATAAGAGACCCGTTAGCGTTTGAATAAAAATATAAAATAGTTTCTTTTGAAGAGTTAATGACTTTGTATTAGTAAACTCATAACTTGATTTAAATAAGAAATAACAATTTAAGACCAGGATTCCTAGATTTGCAGCTGTTTGACGAAGCATCTTTTTCCCACCTATCTGATTAACTCAGAACCACCAAAATTGCTTACTGTTCTATAATATTAAAGTTACATAAACAAAGCTAAAAAATCAACCATTTCTTTTTATTTTCAAACAAAAATAACAGGCCTCAAAATAAGAGACCTGTTCATGACTGGATTAAAGATGATCGCCTTTAGACCAATAAAACCCTTGCTGTAAGCGAATGTTGTTTTCAAGTAATGTATTTTTAACGAATGAACTATCTACACCTTCTACAATAAAAGTAAACTTTTGTTTTTGAGCGACTTGAAACCAAGCTTCCAAGAAATTCAAAATCATTTTTAAGTCTAGTTTTTTAAACGGCAGTAATGAAAATTTACAACATGAAATAAAATCCCTGTTTTCTAAAACGAGATCTAAAGTATTTTGACCGCTCCCAATGTCGTCAATAGCGATATCATAACCCATATCTGCAATCCTTTTGATAGAATAATTGAGGTTATAATCGTTAGAATGATGTCCATGTTTAAAAATGGGAACATGTTCAGTTAATTCAACTTTTAGTTGCTTGTTAAATGGCTGCATATTTTTTAGAAATTGCCAGGTTGATGCGTGGACTAACTGTTGCGGATGAATATTAAAATCAAAATGAACATCAGGATAGCGCGGCAAATAATGCTTCAATTCCTGTTCATACCAATTCATCAACAGTTGGTTGCTACTTTCTTCCTCTATAAACTCAGAAAACAAGTCGTTGGGAAAGCGTCCTGTTTCTCGTGAACGTAATAATACTTCATAGGCATAGAGGTCACTTTCTGTTTCAGAAAGAACTTCCATAATCGGTTGAAATACAAGATAAAAAGACTGAATTATTGTTTCAACTTCACTTCTTTCTCTCACTCAACATTCCTCATCTTTCTTTGATTCAAATAATTCTCAGATTATTTGGGATCCATTAATGACATAACTGTCATCGGCTCAATGCTATTATCGGTTTTTTATTGCAAATGTTAATAAGATTGCTAACATTAGTCAACATATCGTCAAAAACCCATATGTTTATAAAAATATTAGTGGATTATGTCGGTCAATACTACCACAGCTTACGGATCCAATTGTAGCTCCTCATCTAACATTTCCTCATTAAGACTATCTCTTAGTGCTGACTTTAATTGAACAGACTGTATTTAATCAGAAAAGTTCATCACAACCTTGTAGCGCTAGCCGTTTTTAATGCGACTTTGAACAGAAACAGCCTCATTAGAAGTGATCACTTGATTTCCGGTTAAAGACAAGTCATCAATGATGGTTGTATAAAAAGTCCGCTAAAAAATCACAACAAGCTTTCCATATTGCTAGAAAGCTTGTTGTGATTGTATTTATAACGATTTAACTGATTTTCTTATTTAGAGTCTGCTAGAGCAACTGATACGATTTGCCATCTGACGTTCTGATAACATCCATGCGAATACTTATGAGAGACGGTGTCATGTAACGGGCCATTTCAGTATCATCGAAACTGACAACTGAGATATCTTCTGGAATATCTAGTTTGGCTTCATTAACAGCTTTATAACCCCACACTGCTAGAGGTTTCATCAAGGTTCAAAACACGAGAAACGCTTGCTGGTAAAACGCCGGCGATTCTCAAAGAGTGGTGTGGAAATGTAGTCAGCCTTGATTTATGCGGTAGAGTTTTAAGGAAAAACCTTCAATCAAATTAGCTAAAAAGACGTTCAGATTCTTTTTTGTCTCTGAACATCTTTATTTCTTGAGAATAAAGATGTTTGGAGTAAAAAACAGTACTGAACATCATTTTAGAGTCTGAACATCTTTCTAGCCTTGTTTCATTTCAGCCTTACATCCTTGCACCCTTGAACACTGCCTCTTATTTCCATTTCAGCATCTATCGCATTCAGCACTTCCCACTTTTTCAGACTCCATTCTGGACCGATTAACGTGTCTCTTGGTGCGTCCCCTGTCAGACGATGAATAACAATCTCTTTCGGAATCATCTCTAATTGATCACATATCAGCTGGACATAGGTATCCATGTCCAAGAATTCCAATCTTCCTTGAGCGTAGTCTCGAACCATTTTTGTGTTCTTCATCAAATGCAATAAATGAAGCTTTACGCCTTGAATATCCGAATCTTCAATCATTCGTTCCACATTTTCCAGCATCATTTCGTAAGTTTCACCCGGTAAGCCATTAATTAAATGAGTGCAGACACGAATGTTATGGGCACGTAATTTTCTCACAGCCTCCAGATAGGTCTCATAGTCATGAGCGCGATTGATTTTCTCACTTGTTTCTTCATGAACGGTCTGCAGCCCGAGTTCTACCCACATATACATTCTTTCGTTCAATTCGCTTAGATAAGCAATAGTCTCGTCTGGCAAACAGTCCGGACGGGTAGCAATCATGATACCGACTACTCCTTCTTCGTTGACCACTTGTTCATAGCGATGTCTCAAAACTTCAACTTCAGCATGAGTATTTGTGAAGTTTTGAAAATAAGCAATATATTTAGTAGTATTCGGCCATTTTTCATGCATCATGTCGATTCCTTTTCTAAGCTGAACGGGTAAAGGATCCAATCTACTTTGTGCAAAATCTCCTGATCCAGAAACACTGCAGAACGTACAACCGCCATGTGCTACTGTTCCATCTCGATTAGGACAATCAAAGCCCCCATCTAAAGCTACCTTAAATACTTTTTCACCAAATGTTTCTTTTAAATGTTCGTTCCAAGTATGATACCGTTTCTGTTGTTGCGTTTTCATTCTGTCACCTCGTGAAAAGTTTAACATGTTTATCCAAGAATGAAAATAAAGTTTTTAGAGATTTATATCATGATTCATAGGATGATTCCCTTCTTCTAATTTTTCATAATACGCTTGCATTTCTTTTTCCTATTTTTTTATCGGTCCTTCCTATTTTCTTAATGATTTTAGCTGAATTGCCACCAAAAGATGAAGATAATCGAAGGTTATTTATTGATTTGAAAAATGAAATTTCCTCATCCTTCGTCACTTGGAGAATCCACTAATAGGTGTCCCACAAGGTAATGCATGTATTCATGAGCTTGTTCTAGGCTTATTGGTTGTTGTTTTAAAAAGATTGCCTCTAAAATCAACATCACGGTATTACTAAAATGGTCTGCAACCAATTGGAGAGGCACATTTTTATTGTCAAAATCAAGGTATTCATAAAAAATTTCTTGCATGATTTGTTTTAAGTATGCACTAAAATTATTAATTAAAGGACTATTGATGGGATTATTCCTGAAAATACCGTTCAATAATTCGCTGTGATCCATAAATAAATCGTAAACACGATCGAAAAAGACTGTTAGTATCTTTTGAGAAGAATTAGAAGAAGTTTCTTCAATCTTGACTTCGCGACTCAATAGATACCAACAATAGGTTAACAAGTCATACTTATCATCAAAATAGTTATAGAATGTAGCGCGAGGAAAATTACTGATTTCGCAAATTTCATTCACACTAATGGTCTCAAAGCTTTTTTTTGCTAAAAGTGCAAACATCGTTTTGGAAAAAGCTTCCAGCGTTCGTTGTGCACCACGCGTCGGCTTTTTAGATAAATCATACTTCATTTTTTCACGGCCCTTTTGCATTTTTTTATTTCTGTCTAAATTCAAACAGATATAAAATTTTGTTTCTTGCCTTCTATTCGAATACAATTTATCATGAATTAGTTGATTTTGCAAGTGTCTAAAAATGTGCTATTGAAAAATTTTATACTTGTGAAAAAACATAGCTATATTGATGAAATGAGGAGATATTTTATGATCAAAAAGGAATGGGAGTTTATTTGGAAACATAAATTTCTTTTGGTTGTACTAGGTGCCGTTGCGTTGATTCCGGCACTTTATAATTTGATTTTTTTAGGAGCATTATGGGATCCTTATGGAAGTGTTGAAAATTTGCCTGTAGCTGTTGTAAATAAGGATCAAGCGGTAGCCTTTCAAGAACAAACATTGGAGATTGGAAATGAATTGATAACCA
This genomic interval from Jeotgalibaca arthritidis contains the following:
- a CDS encoding GGDEF domain-containing protein, which encodes MLRQTAANLGILVLNCYFLFKSSYEFTNTKSLTLQKKLFYIFIQTLTGLLLLNFATVSEGIRIDFRFVFYAVSIKYLGWQITTPVMFLVTISRFLFPYNDSAIVASAFSLLLMITLPFVDSWLSKKVDEFRHLFVLISYGLMTSLIMIFLIFDDFKKATYLAILLVGYTYLLAFILYGLMSEFRNMVVLVHTDYLTNLYNKKSFEDDLEHLSKQNDPFSLIILDIDFFKTVNDQFGHHVGDVVLKEVAERFQVFIESSRKLYRVGGEEFAIIMSGTNQEETVELACSIQKEIEDMTIKLENDQHVQITISAGIAIQEENEHLKTTFYRADSALYHSKNNGRNKISIAEATECQSLPSIP
- a CDS encoding EAL domain-containing protein, encoding MRERSEVETIIQSFYLVFQPIMEVLSETESDLYAYEVLLRSRETGRFPNDLFSEFIEEESSNQLLMNWYEQELKHYLPRYPDVHFDFNIHPQQLVHASTWQFLKNMQPFNKQLKVELTEHVPIFKHGHHSNDYNLNYSIKRIADMGYDIAIDDIGSGQNTLDLVLENRDFISCCKFSLLPFKKLDLKMILNFLEAWFQVAQKQKFTFIVEGVDSSFVKNTLLENNIRLQQGFYWSKGDHL
- a CDS encoding substrate-binding domain-containing protein, with the protein product MWGYKAVNEAKLDIPEDISVVSFDDTEMARYMTPSLISIRMDVIRTSDGKSYQLL
- a CDS encoding TIGR01212 family radical SAM protein (This family includes YhcC from E. coli K-12, an uncharacterized radical SAM protein.), which gives rise to MKTQQQKRYHTWNEHLKETFGEKVFKVALDGGFDCPNRDGTVAHGGCTFCSVSGSGDFAQSRLDPLPVQLRKGIDMMHEKWPNTTKYIAYFQNFTNTHAEVEVLRHRYEQVVNEEGVVGIMIATRPDCLPDETIAYLSELNERMYMWVELGLQTVHEETSEKINRAHDYETYLEAVRKLRAHNIRVCTHLINGLPGETYEMMLENVERMIEDSDIQGVKLHLLHLMKNTKMVRDYAQGRLEFLDMDTYVQLICDQLEMIPKEIVIHRLTGDAPRDTLIGPEWSLKKWEVLNAIDAEMEIRGSVQGCKDVRLK
- a CDS encoding TetR/AcrR family transcriptional regulator: MQKGREKMKYDLSKKPTRGAQRTLEAFSKTMFALLAKKSFETISVNEICEISNFPRATFYNYFDDKYDLLTYCWYLLSREVKIEETSSNSSQKILTVFFDRVYDLFMDHSELLNGIFRNNPINSPLINNFSAYLKQIMQEIFYEYLDFDNKNVPLQLVADHFSNTVMLILEAIFLKQQPISLEQAHEYMHYLVGHLLVDSPSDEG